Proteins encoded by one window of Leopardus geoffroyi isolate Oge1 chromosome X, O.geoffroyi_Oge1_pat1.0, whole genome shotgun sequence:
- the ZMAT1 gene encoding zinc finger matrin-type protein 1 isoform X9, with the protein MRTYICHICNITFTSLEMFRSHMQGSEHQIKESIVISLVKNPKKTQDSYQDECADYIKMQKSRGPEPKICFRKMEESSLEARWYREVVDSRSTHTMFEQRLPCETFWTYPGSYSISQTAENHLPHCLPAHSKKTYDSFQDELEDYIKVQKARGLDPKFCFRKIRENSTETHGYREVDSGPRQQMFEQRFSLETSQTYQQPYNISPVENKLHYWLPVHSNRTYDSFQDELEDYIKVQKARGLEPKTCFRKVSDSSIEIHKYKEKVDFRPKHRIFEQKVPFETSHAYTGSYSISQVVENQLPHCLPAHDSIEKLDSISSCQPIRDCFPEKPVPLSLSQQENNFGSYSVESEVYKHLSENNTSDHKAGHKRRHQKRRRHLEEGEDRSEKEQSKHKRKKSYGDTNLDKDKSIRQRKKKGDQVSVSSGKLKHRKKKKSHGVPTEKEERKHKKGKKKPVEEKTEEEMLWDESILGF; encoded by the exons ATGAGGACCTACATTTGCCATATTTGTAATATCACCTTTACATCTTTAGAAATGTTCCGGTCCCATATGCAAGGAAGTGAACACCAAATTAA AGAATCCATTGTTATCAGTCTAGtgaagaatcccaagaagacacAAGACTCTTACCAAGATGAATGTGCAGATTACATCAAAATGCAGAAATCCAGAGGACCAGAGCCCAAGATTTGTTTCAGAAAGATGGAAGAGAGTTCTTTGGAAGCCCGTTGGTACAGGGAAGTAGTTGATTCTAGATCCACACATACAATGTTTGAACAGAGACTGCCATGTGAGACTTTCTGGACATACCcaggatcatacagtatttcacAAACAGCAGAAAACCATTTACCTCATTGTTTACCAGCTcattcaaagaagacatatgacTCTTTCCAAGATGAACTGGAAGATTACATCAAAGTGCAGAAAGCGAGAGGACTAGATCCAAAGTTTTGTTTCAGAAAGATAAGAGAGAACTCTACAGAGACCCATGGGTATAGAGAAGTTGACTCTGGACCCAGACAACAAATGTTTGAGCAAAGATTTTCACTTGAGACTTCCCAGACTTACCAGCAACCATACAATATTTCACCAGTGGAAAACAAGTTGCATTATTGGTTACCAGTTCATTCAAACAGAACTTATGATTCTTTCCAAGATGAGCTAGAAGATTACATCAAAGTGCAGAAAGCCAGAGGACTAGAGCCAAAGACTTGCTTCAGAAAGGTTAGTGATAGCTCTATAGAAATCCATAAGTACAAAGAAAAGGTTGATTTCAGACCCAAACATAGAATTTTTGAGCAAAAAGTCCCATTTGAGACTTCCCATGCTTATAcaggatcatacagtatttcccAAGTAGTGGAAAACCAGTTACCTCATTGCTTACCAGCTCATGACAGCATAGAGAAACTAGACTCTATATCCTCCTGTCAACCCATCAGAGACTGTTTTCCAGAAAAGCCAGTACCCCTGAGCCTTAGTCAGCAAGAAAATAACTTTGGCTCATACAGTGTAGAATCTGAAGTTTACAAGCACCTCTCAGAAAACAATACCAGTGACCATAAAGCAGGTCATAAACGAAGACATCAGAAGAGAAGAAGGCACCTGGAAGAAGGTGAAGACAGGTCAGAGAAAGAGCAATCGaagcataaaaggaaaaagagttaTGGTGATACAAATCTAGACAAGGACAAGAGCATccgacaaaggaaaaaaaagggagatcaAGTCAGCGTCAGTTCAGGAAAACTTAAACatcgaaaaaagaaaaaaagccatggtGTGCCCACTGAGAAAGAAGAACGTAAgcacaagaaagggaaaaagaaacctgttgaagaaaagacagaagaggaaatgctTTGGGATGAATCTATTCttggattttga